The following coding sequences are from one Hymenobacter sp. DG25A window:
- a CDS encoding GNAT family N-acetyltransferase: MSTHILPLPWDSSFLGFPVGRLQGSHLSTVELRDTLQAAHDEGWALLYWMVDPNDAESLAAAQGNRLHVTDRRGHYELTFPEGLPQPLPVGVSSTVQLSPALMELALQSGQQSRFRLDPHFAKGVYEGLYAHWIANSLSGEMAHDVLVFRTSHDSPETGMLTLCLRPEHVEIGLIAVAPGSQNHGIGTLLVEGARQRALAWSRNKLLAVTQLDNEGSCRFYEHQGFRLAREEHLYHLWLQEIQTP, from the coding sequence ATGTCTACCCACATCCTGCCGCTGCCCTGGGACTCCAGCTTTCTGGGATTTCCGGTAGGACGCTTACAGGGCAGCCACCTCTCTACGGTGGAGCTGCGCGATACCCTGCAGGCCGCCCACGACGAGGGCTGGGCCTTGCTGTACTGGATGGTAGACCCCAACGATGCCGAGTCTTTGGCGGCCGCGCAGGGCAACCGCCTGCATGTTACAGACCGGCGCGGGCATTATGAGCTGACGTTTCCCGAAGGCCTGCCGCAGCCGCTCCCCGTGGGCGTCTCCTCCACCGTGCAGCTTTCGCCGGCCCTTATGGAGCTGGCTTTGCAAAGCGGGCAGCAGTCGCGCTTCCGCCTGGATCCGCACTTTGCCAAAGGCGTGTACGAGGGGTTGTATGCCCACTGGATAGCCAATTCCCTCAGCGGCGAAATGGCCCACGATGTGCTGGTATTCCGCACTTCCCATGACAGCCCCGAAACCGGGATGCTCACGCTGTGCCTGCGCCCGGAGCACGTAGAAATAGGCCTGATTGCCGTGGCGCCCGGCTCGCAAAACCATGGTATTGGCACCCTGCTGGTGGAGGGTGCCCGGCAGCGGGCCCTGGCTTGGAGCCGCAACAAGCTGTTAGCCGTCACGCAGCTCGATAACGAAGGCTCCTGCCGGTTTTATGAGCACCAGGGGTTTAGGCTGGCCCGCGAAGAGCACCTGTACCATCTCTGGCTGCAGGAAATCCAGACTCCATAA
- a CDS encoding BrxA/BrxB family bacilliredoxin, whose amino-acid sequence MATYPEYMVAPIRQDLVEAGFEQLMTPEEVDQALIPAEGTVLVAVNSVCGCAAAKARPALKMALASADKKPAKLVTVFAGMETEAVAKAREHMLPYPPSSPCIALFKDGELVHMIERYHIEGNDMMRIVDNLQGAFAEYC is encoded by the coding sequence ATGGCAACATATCCCGAATACATGGTGGCTCCTATCCGGCAGGACCTGGTAGAAGCTGGCTTTGAACAACTGATGACGCCTGAGGAGGTAGATCAGGCGCTGATTCCCGCCGAGGGCACGGTGCTGGTAGCCGTAAACTCGGTATGCGGCTGCGCCGCCGCCAAGGCCCGTCCGGCCCTGAAAATGGCCCTGGCCAGCGCCGATAAAAAGCCGGCCAAGCTGGTAACGGTATTTGCCGGCATGGAAACCGAAGCCGTAGCCAAGGCCCGGGAGCATATGCTGCCCTACCCTCCCTCCTCGCCCTGCATTGCCCTGTTTAAGGACGGTGAGCTGGTGCACATGATTGAGCGCTACCACATTGAAGGCAACGACATGATGCGCATTGTAGACAACCTGCAGGGCGCTTTCGCGGAGTACTGCTAG
- a CDS encoding tetratricopeptide repeat protein, producing MMTRFTALLLVAGAGWLAATPARAQVDTVRASTLPPAQLAEKYYNSGVAKFADKSYRSAIQEFDKALAAKPDFAKAFYNRATTRYELKEYEQAVQDYDQAIKLEPAGFTSYFGRGQARQALNQTDAAEQDYSKAAEAKPDYAPSWYYRGDLRFEKGDFKAALADFSAAIKADPNYAYAYHDRASTQRQLGNFAAAVQDYDQALKLQPELVSALLNRASAKRRLGDLKGALADYSAYLAKRTDNAVAYNNRGSARYDAGDYKGAVEDFSQALSLNPGYAFAVNNRAAAYLKLENYKQAAEDASKAIKLNGAYAEAYLNRGHAREMLRDADGACQDWRKAAELGLESGTAYANASCE from the coding sequence ATGATGACAAGATTTACTGCTTTACTGCTTGTGGCAGGTGCCGGCTGGCTGGCCGCCACGCCCGCCCGGGCCCAGGTAGATACCGTGCGCGCCAGCACCCTGCCGCCGGCCCAGCTGGCCGAAAAATACTACAACAGCGGGGTAGCCAAGTTTGCCGATAAAAGCTACCGCTCGGCCATTCAGGAGTTCGACAAGGCCCTGGCCGCCAAGCCTGATTTCGCCAAAGCTTTCTACAACCGGGCCACCACACGCTACGAGCTGAAAGAGTACGAGCAGGCCGTGCAGGACTACGACCAGGCCATCAAGCTGGAGCCGGCGGGCTTTACCTCCTATTTCGGGCGGGGCCAGGCCCGGCAGGCACTCAACCAGACCGATGCCGCCGAGCAGGATTATAGCAAAGCCGCCGAAGCCAAGCCCGACTACGCCCCCAGCTGGTACTACCGCGGCGACCTGCGCTTTGAAAAAGGCGACTTTAAAGCCGCCCTGGCCGATTTCTCGGCCGCCATCAAAGCCGACCCCAATTACGCCTACGCCTACCACGACCGCGCCAGCACCCAGCGCCAGCTGGGTAACTTTGCCGCCGCCGTGCAGGACTACGACCAGGCCCTGAAGCTGCAGCCCGAGCTGGTTTCGGCGCTGCTGAACCGGGCCAGCGCCAAGCGCCGCCTGGGGGATTTGAAAGGCGCCCTGGCCGATTATTCTGCCTACCTGGCCAAGCGCACTGATAATGCCGTGGCCTACAACAACCGGGGCAGCGCCCGCTACGATGCCGGCGACTACAAAGGCGCCGTGGAGGATTTCAGCCAGGCGCTTTCCCTGAACCCGGGCTACGCCTTTGCCGTCAACAACCGCGCGGCTGCTTACCTCAAGCTGGAAAATTACAAGCAGGCCGCCGAAGATGCCAGTAAGGCCATTAAGCTGAACGGGGCATACGCTGAAGCCTACCTGAACCGCGGCCACGCTCGCGAAATGCTGCGCGACGCGGATGGTGCCTGCCAGGACTGGCGCAAAGCCGCCGAGCTGGGCCTGGAAAGTGGTACGGCCTACGCTAATGCCTCCTGTGAATAA
- a CDS encoding OmpA family protein: MKTNSTFAASVLSRGISRLSSPLWPAALAFCLLASSRQALAQNVEFSKDRFGDNKDGLKEALRDIKAGDQWYNADPPKYERALPNYLEAQKFNPNNAQLNFKIGDCYLNSGFKSRSLSYLQKAFELDAEVDPRMHYLLGRGLHLNARWAEAIAEYKKAMPPAGAKNGLVLQQELRKKIAECESGLALMKKPSRVFIDNAGPGVNSPFPDYSPVISADESVIMFTSRRDNSTGAQTEPETGGFYEDIYQSSRSGKQWGPARALNEPVNTDGHDATVGLAPDGQRMLIYVENNGGDLNECDLRGTKWSKPQTLGRRINTNAHESSASYSPDGRFLYFVSDQPEGSLGSRDIYKVEIEGKGKAVNLGPGINTPYGEEGVFMHPDGKTMYFSSEGHNSMGGYDIFKSVYENGKWSKPENLGWPINTPDDDVFFVISASGRHGYYSSIREDGQGGKDIYQITFLGAEKPPMLNTEDQLLASRVAPVKETVLAAAVPISTAQVTILKGVVTDAETKQPLEASIDVVDNQKNLVIASFRSNSQSGRYLVSLPSGINYGIVVRQDGYLFHSENFDVPAGAAYSEVVKDIALQRLDVGVKVVLNNIFFDTDKSTLRKESAGELERLVALLNETPKLRIEISGHTDNVGNAAYNQQLSQNRAKVVVDYLVTKGIDKGRLTFAGYGMTQPVAPNTTKQGRQLNRRTEFKVLEK; the protein is encoded by the coding sequence ATGAAAACAAACTCTACGTTCGCTGCATCCGTGTTATCCCGTGGTATTTCGCGGCTTTCCAGCCCATTATGGCCGGCCGCTCTGGCTTTCTGTCTCTTAGCCTCGTCCCGCCAGGCGTTGGCGCAAAATGTGGAGTTCAGCAAAGACCGGTTTGGCGATAACAAAGACGGCCTGAAAGAAGCCCTGCGCGACATCAAAGCCGGCGACCAGTGGTACAACGCCGACCCGCCCAAGTATGAGCGGGCCCTGCCAAACTACCTCGAAGCCCAGAAATTCAACCCCAACAATGCCCAGCTGAACTTTAAAATCGGCGACTGTTATCTGAACTCCGGCTTTAAGTCCCGCAGTTTGAGCTATCTGCAGAAGGCTTTTGAGCTGGATGCCGAGGTAGACCCCCGCATGCACTACCTGCTGGGTCGCGGGCTGCACCTGAATGCCCGCTGGGCCGAGGCCATTGCCGAATATAAAAAAGCCATGCCGCCGGCCGGTGCTAAAAACGGCCTGGTGCTGCAGCAGGAGCTGCGCAAGAAAATAGCGGAGTGCGAATCGGGGCTGGCCTTAATGAAGAAGCCTTCGCGGGTGTTCATTGATAATGCGGGCCCCGGCGTGAACTCACCCTTCCCGGACTACAGCCCGGTTATCTCCGCCGATGAATCCGTCATCATGTTCACCTCGCGGCGCGACAACTCCACGGGCGCCCAGACCGAGCCGGAAACCGGCGGTTTTTACGAGGATATCTACCAGTCCTCGCGCTCTGGCAAGCAGTGGGGCCCGGCCCGCGCGCTGAATGAGCCCGTGAATACCGATGGCCACGATGCCACCGTGGGCCTGGCCCCCGATGGCCAGCGCATGCTGATTTACGTGGAAAATAACGGCGGCGACCTGAACGAGTGCGACCTGCGCGGCACCAAATGGAGTAAACCCCAAACCCTGGGTCGGCGCATCAATACTAACGCCCACGAGTCCTCGGCCTCTTATTCTCCCGATGGCCGCTTCCTGTATTTTGTGAGCGACCAGCCCGAGGGCAGCTTGGGCAGCCGGGATATCTATAAGGTAGAAATTGAGGGAAAGGGCAAAGCCGTAAACCTGGGCCCCGGCATCAATACGCCATACGGCGAGGAAGGCGTGTTTATGCACCCCGATGGCAAAACCATGTACTTCAGCTCGGAAGGTCATAACTCCATGGGCGGCTACGACATCTTTAAATCGGTGTACGAAAACGGCAAGTGGAGCAAGCCCGAAAACCTGGGCTGGCCCATTAACACTCCTGATGATGATGTGTTCTTCGTGATTTCCGCCTCGGGCCGGCACGGCTACTATTCTTCTATCCGGGAAGACGGTCAGGGCGGCAAGGATATCTATCAGATTACCTTCCTAGGCGCCGAAAAGCCCCCTATGCTCAACACCGAGGACCAGCTGCTGGCTTCGCGCGTGGCACCGGTAAAAGAAACCGTACTGGCCGCAGCCGTGCCCATTTCCACCGCGCAGGTAACCATTCTGAAAGGTGTGGTGACGGATGCCGAAACCAAGCAGCCCCTGGAAGCCTCCATTGATGTGGTCGACAACCAGAAAAACCTGGTTATTGCTTCCTTCCGCTCCAACTCCCAGTCGGGCCGCTACTTGGTTTCGCTGCCCTCCGGCATCAACTACGGCATTGTGGTGCGGCAGGATGGCTACCTGTTCCACTCCGAAAACTTTGACGTACCGGCCGGCGCGGCTTATTCCGAAGTAGTGAAGGACATTGCGCTGCAGCGTCTGGATGTAGGCGTGAAAGTGGTGCTGAACAACATCTTCTTCGATACCGATAAGTCGACGCTGCGCAAGGAAAGTGCCGGCGAGCTGGAACGGCTGGTGGCACTGCTGAACGAAACCCCCAAGCTACGCATCGAAATATCCGGCCATACCGATAACGTAGGCAATGCCGCCTATAATCAGCAGCTCTCACAGAACCGCGCCAAGGTGGTAGTAGACTACCTCGTGACCAAAGGCATTGATAAAGGCCGCCTGACTTTTGCGGGCTATGGCATGACGCAGCCGGTAGCGCCTAACACCACCAAGCAGGGCCGGCAGCTTAACCGCCGCACCGAGTTTAAGGTGCTGGAGAAATAA
- a CDS encoding ABC transporter permease: MKTKRRVIPWQRALALGWLGLVGALGVFAPCLPLPYLPATSDALSLSTPPQLGSAVAAAHWLGTDALGRDVLTELVYGCRTLLLVSLPATLLLTAVGMALGSVAGYYAVSRLRWAKAYWVALALWLVCTLAYAPLLGAGNAAAYLQWLLALGIGTVLAFLLRSFSWGRQPAAFPIDSLVLGSAALLGSVPRLILVLTVAAILPLSFVSMPLLLGLTCWPGMMRLVRAEALRIRELPYLEAARALGLPDSRIVSRHVLPGLWPVVRAAFPLYLTLIVTTETTISFLGVGLPAETASWGHLLSSARLAPGNWWLIVFPGFSLVCTIISLRFLTQKQVFSASTPK; this comes from the coding sequence ATGAAAACCAAACGGCGGGTTATTCCATGGCAACGGGCGCTGGCGCTGGGCTGGCTGGGGTTGGTGGGGGCGCTGGGAGTTTTCGCCCCGTGTCTGCCCTTGCCCTACCTGCCTGCTACTTCCGACGCTTTATCGTTAAGCACTCCACCGCAACTTGGTTCCGCTGTAGCCGCGGCCCACTGGCTGGGTACCGATGCGCTGGGCCGGGACGTACTTACCGAATTGGTATATGGCTGCCGCACCCTTCTACTGGTGAGCTTACCGGCTACCCTATTGCTCACCGCCGTTGGTATGGCGTTAGGCAGCGTGGCCGGTTATTATGCTGTTTCCAGACTACGATGGGCAAAAGCGTATTGGGTGGCGCTGGCCCTCTGGCTGGTTTGCACCCTGGCGTATGCTCCTTTGCTCGGCGCCGGGAATGCAGCTGCTTACTTACAATGGCTGCTGGCCTTGGGAATAGGCACGGTGCTGGCATTTCTGTTACGTTCTTTTAGCTGGGGGCGGCAGCCGGCGGCTTTTCCCATTGACTCCCTGGTGCTGGGAAGCGCGGCTTTGCTGGGCTCCGTGCCCCGGCTGATATTGGTACTTACTGTGGCGGCTATTCTACCCTTGTCGTTTGTTTCTATGCCTTTGCTGCTGGGCCTGACGTGCTGGCCGGGCATGATGCGCCTGGTGCGGGCCGAAGCGCTGCGCATTCGGGAGCTGCCCTACTTGGAAGCGGCCCGGGCCCTGGGGCTTCCGGATAGCCGCATTGTCAGCCGGCATGTGCTGCCCGGCCTCTGGCCGGTAGTGCGGGCAGCCTTTCCCTTATACCTCACCCTGATTGTCACAACCGAGACTACTATTTCATTTCTGGGGGTGGGGCTGCCGGCTGAAACCGCCAGCTGGGGGCACCTGCTCAGCTCGGCCCGACTGGCGCCCGGCAATTGGTGGCTGATTGTATTCCCCGGTTTCAGCCTGGTTTGTACCATTATCAGCCTGCGTTTTCTGACGCAGAAGCAGGTTTTTTCAGCCTCAACTCCCAAATAG
- a CDS encoding ABC transporter permease, translating into MPPLLRQILTSTLSAWVIASIIFLLSRSMSPADGEQFGLTENMPGTTVLTVAQQQAARQQVRNRLGLSQPLFYFTLHAPPAGAHLLLPRLSWHGTANQYHAWARGLAQGQMGTSYRNGTPVTDLLATALPRTLQFTLPAALAAAALAVLLATRLAARLWWRTAVINLLLILDSIPLFLLALLLLLLLANPDMLTWFPAYGMGEADDLSGWNQMMNTVYYLTLPTLSLILVTLPGLTVQLEAALQRELAMDYVTTARAKGLSTQQIIRRHALRNALLPLLTLLADLLPAVLAGAVVVEVIFALPGMGQLLSDAATARDYPVLLGALLVILVARLTAYILADAAYRLADPRLQKSAA; encoded by the coding sequence ATGCCACCCTTGCTGCGCCAGATCCTCACGTCCACCCTATCGGCGTGGGTTATTGCCTCCATCATTTTTTTACTTAGCCGGAGTATGAGCCCGGCTGATGGGGAACAGTTTGGACTGACGGAAAATATGCCTGGCACTACCGTCCTAACCGTGGCGCAGCAGCAGGCCGCCCGCCAGCAGGTACGCAACCGGTTAGGCCTCAGCCAGCCCCTGTTTTACTTCACTCTCCATGCACCGCCGGCTGGTGCCCACCTGTTACTGCCCCGGCTTTCCTGGCACGGAACAGCCAACCAATACCATGCCTGGGCGCGGGGGTTAGCCCAGGGCCAGATGGGTACTTCATACCGAAACGGCACGCCGGTAACTGACTTACTGGCCACTGCCCTACCGCGCACCTTGCAGTTCACCTTACCCGCGGCCCTAGCTGCCGCGGCCTTGGCCGTGCTGCTGGCTACGCGGCTGGCGGCCAGGCTCTGGTGGCGAACGGCGGTTATCAATCTGCTGCTGATCCTGGACAGCATCCCGCTGTTTTTGCTGGCGCTGCTCTTACTGCTGCTGCTCGCCAATCCGGATATGCTTACCTGGTTTCCCGCTTATGGCATGGGCGAGGCTGACGATTTATCGGGATGGAATCAGATGATGAATACTGTCTATTACCTCACGCTGCCTACGCTTAGCCTGATACTGGTTACCCTGCCCGGGCTTACGGTGCAGCTGGAGGCCGCCCTGCAGCGGGAACTGGCCATGGACTATGTCACAACGGCCCGGGCCAAGGGCCTGTCGACGCAGCAGATCATCCGCCGGCATGCTTTGCGCAACGCCTTGCTACCACTGCTTACGCTGCTCGCCGATTTGCTGCCGGCCGTACTAGCCGGTGCGGTAGTGGTGGAAGTAATTTTTGCGCTGCCGGGCATGGGGCAGCTGCTTTCGGATGCGGCCACGGCGCGGGACTATCCTGTATTGCTGGGCGCCTTGCTCGTGATACTGGTGGCCCGGTTAACCGCCTATATTCTGGCCGATGCGGCCTACCGCTTAGCAGACCCCCGCTTACAGAAATCGGCTGCATGA
- a CDS encoding ABC transporter substrate-binding protein yields MLLLLLGCRQETKRTDNVRIRWPRDPETLHPHTLANALAIQAINLTYQSLLAIDAPQQRIVPWLAEALPVVRRAGNTSYLTYRIRPAATWDDGQPITAQDILFTLKTMRCPDLPNERMRATYGFVRSVQLDSTDARRFTLVCNQFAPDYVLTSGDFAVLPEHLLDPRHQLRAFSLGQLDSMGASSPVVKQFVQGFSQARLEQSPGKYGSGPYVLKSWQSGQRLVFARKKPWWGDQVIPTPAPLLARPNQISFHIIPDQTTALLALRRGDIDVYSSLPATDYQQLASSASDQKRIALYASDSYEAVTVGFNTKKPTLADRKTRQAISHLFDIPTLIKATQHGLAYQSASLISPHDKHYYNDSLAPVAFSPARATQLLTQAGWQQQADKSWQRQSASGPAQQLALSISYRAGDAAYEFTALQLRTAAGKVGIPINLRPTESSVLTQQLQAGAFDLYIRSLIGNPFAHNFLPLLHSGSTGVNGGNYTGFGNTSSDALLTELAAAQDTVRKKQMLRRLQHVLQQENPLTVLYFKRNPLAVARRFTDLGLSGLPPGYEATRFSVRPQP; encoded by the coding sequence GTGTTGCTGTTATTGTTGGGCTGTCGCCAGGAAACGAAACGGACGGATAACGTCCGCATTCGATGGCCCCGCGACCCGGAAACACTGCACCCGCACACACTGGCAAATGCGCTAGCCATACAGGCCATTAACCTGACCTACCAGAGTCTGCTGGCTATTGATGCGCCCCAACAGCGCATTGTTCCGTGGCTGGCAGAAGCACTACCGGTAGTACGGCGGGCCGGAAATACGTCCTACCTGACGTACCGCATCCGGCCGGCTGCTACCTGGGACGATGGCCAGCCCATTACGGCCCAGGACATTCTATTTACGCTCAAAACCATGCGGTGCCCGGATCTGCCCAATGAGCGGATGCGGGCTACGTATGGTTTTGTGCGTTCGGTGCAGCTTGATTCCACTGACGCCCGGCGGTTTACGCTGGTTTGCAACCAGTTTGCGCCCGATTATGTGCTGACTTCCGGGGATTTTGCCGTTCTGCCGGAACATTTACTGGACCCCCGGCACCAGCTACGGGCTTTTTCTTTAGGCCAGCTGGACTCTATGGGCGCCAGCTCTCCGGTAGTGAAGCAATTTGTGCAAGGCTTTTCGCAAGCCCGGCTGGAACAGTCTCCGGGTAAATATGGCAGTGGGCCCTATGTGCTGAAAAGCTGGCAATCGGGCCAGCGGCTGGTCTTTGCCCGCAAAAAGCCATGGTGGGGCGACCAGGTAATACCTACTCCCGCCCCTTTGCTGGCCCGCCCTAACCAGATTTCCTTTCACATCATTCCGGATCAGACCACGGCCTTGCTGGCTTTGCGCCGGGGAGATATTGATGTGTACAGCAGCCTGCCCGCCACCGATTATCAGCAACTGGCATCGTCTGCCTCTGATCAGAAACGGATAGCCCTTTATGCCTCGGACTCTTATGAGGCAGTAACTGTAGGCTTCAACACCAAAAAACCGACGCTGGCCGACCGCAAGACCCGTCAGGCAATCAGCCACTTATTTGATATTCCTACCCTGATAAAAGCCACCCAGCATGGCTTGGCTTACCAAAGCGCCAGCCTGATCAGTCCCCACGACAAGCATTATTACAACGATAGTCTGGCACCGGTAGCGTTTAGCCCCGCCCGGGCTACGCAGCTGCTTACCCAGGCCGGCTGGCAACAGCAAGCCGATAAGTCCTGGCAGCGGCAAAGCGCGTCTGGCCCGGCCCAGCAACTGGCGCTGTCTATTAGCTACCGGGCCGGAGATGCTGCTTATGAATTTACAGCGCTGCAGCTGCGCACTGCCGCGGGCAAGGTGGGCATTCCCATCAACCTGCGCCCTACGGAGAGCAGCGTGCTGACGCAACAACTGCAGGCAGGGGCTTTTGATTTATATATCCGCTCCCTCATCGGCAATCCGTTTGCGCACAACTTTCTGCCACTGTTGCATTCCGGCAGCACCGGCGTGAATGGCGGCAACTACACCGGGTTTGGCAATACCAGCTCCGATGCCCTGCTGACGGAACTGGCCGCCGCTCAGGATACCGTGCGAAAGAAACAGATGCTCCGCCGGCTGCAGCACGTTTTGCAGCAGGAAAACCCGCTCACGGTGCTGTACTTCAAGCGCAACCCGCTGGCCGTTGCCCGGCGCTTTACCGATCTGGGCCTCTCCGGGCTGCCGCCGGGCTATGAGGCCACGCGCTTTTCGGTGCGCCCGCAGCCGTAA
- a CDS encoding LytR/AlgR family response regulator transcription factor yields MSEATSPLPCLVIAADALLAQQAESFLATSPSLQCLGKYPSLAAAQAQPGPSPAILVLDEATLLDQPDFTSLAWPEPPVVIWLAQAPDAVPPLPWPVADVVEKPLHFPRFLKATQKALEMCLPPVYQSMPTPNNNDFIIIKQGKQLLEVVFDEVRYVEALSDYVHIITGQRKLLVHGTMRAMEQRFPSPLFLRVHRSYIINTKWVQALEGNTITITHKQIPIGSTYLKRVRHELRAL; encoded by the coding sequence ATGTCGGAAGCTACTTCACCTCTGCCTTGCCTTGTTATAGCTGCCGATGCCTTGTTGGCACAGCAAGCCGAGAGTTTTCTCGCTACCTCTCCTTCGCTCCAATGCCTGGGCAAGTATCCCTCCCTCGCTGCGGCGCAGGCCCAACCCGGGCCGTCCCCCGCCATTCTGGTGCTGGACGAAGCCACCCTGCTGGACCAACCAGACTTTACTTCCCTGGCCTGGCCCGAACCGCCAGTTGTGATTTGGTTGGCGCAGGCACCGGATGCGGTTCCGCCCCTACCATGGCCCGTAGCTGATGTTGTAGAAAAGCCGCTGCACTTTCCCCGCTTTCTGAAAGCCACGCAAAAGGCGCTGGAAATGTGTCTGCCGCCCGTTTATCAATCTATGCCCACTCCCAACAACAATGATTTTATTATTATTAAGCAAGGGAAGCAGCTGCTAGAAGTAGTGTTTGATGAGGTGCGCTACGTGGAGGCCCTCAGCGACTATGTGCATATCATCACGGGGCAGCGCAAATTACTGGTGCATGGCACCATGCGGGCCATGGAACAGCGCTTCCCGAGTCCGCTCTTTTTACGGGTGCACCGATCCTATATTATCAATACCAAGTGGGTGCAGGCGCTGGAGGGCAATACCATTACCATCACCCACAAGCAAATTCCCATCGGCAGTACCTACCTCAAGCGGGTACGGCATGAACTCAGAGCCCTGTAG
- a CDS encoding DinB family protein, whose product MDATPTRTADFLAHLEQVVQRARTINNQRFRPLDVQELNMRPGPGRWSVGQCLEHLNIIGGHYLPDMMRRVRLARQRGSKPAELVKHGLIGKKLTEAMRTPASVKALTSPQKYAPSGSRLPRTVVEVFGRQLDELLRIIEVAREVNANRVRIPNPIIPLLRLRLTDQLEFLVVHLERHLAQAERVLDGRTTANAEQSEAQ is encoded by the coding sequence ATGGACGCTACTCCCACCCGAACCGCAGACTTTCTGGCGCACCTCGAACAGGTGGTGCAGCGTGCCCGCACCATCAACAACCAGCGCTTTCGCCCGCTGGATGTGCAGGAGCTGAACATGCGCCCCGGCCCCGGGAGATGGAGCGTGGGCCAGTGCCTGGAGCATTTGAACATTATTGGCGGACACTACCTGCCGGATATGATGCGCCGGGTACGCCTGGCGCGGCAGCGCGGCAGCAAGCCCGCCGAGCTGGTAAAGCACGGCCTCATTGGCAAGAAACTGACCGAGGCCATGCGCACCCCGGCTAGTGTAAAAGCCCTGACATCGCCGCAGAAATATGCCCCCAGCGGCAGCCGCCTGCCCCGCACGGTAGTGGAGGTGTTTGGCCGGCAGCTGGATGAGCTGCTGCGCATTATTGAAGTAGCCCGCGAGGTAAATGCCAACCGCGTGCGCATCCCCAATCCCATCATCCCCCTGCTACGCCTGCGCCTCACCGATCAGCTGGAGTTCCTGGTTGTGCACCTGGAGCGCCACCTGGCCCAGGCCGAGCGGGTGCTGGACGGCCGAACCACCGCCAACGCGGAGCAATCCGAAGCCCAATAG
- a CDS encoding porin family protein, whose product MLASSAAQAQITVGPRVGLNIASADYEHKDKSYDSDPKSILGPQVGVTLNAQFGNFSVQPSLLFSQKGFKIDYSESDRGYTFHVETSSRLNYLELPINFVYTVGGEEGFQVFAGPYAAFGISGKYNYKATLTGNGTDESQSNEADIHYSNKIKNNDNVYYRALDAGLNAGIGYKVGPVQA is encoded by the coding sequence ATACTAGCAAGTAGCGCTGCTCAAGCTCAGATTACGGTTGGTCCACGTGTCGGCCTTAACATTGCTTCTGCAGATTATGAGCATAAGGATAAAAGTTATGATTCAGACCCTAAATCTATCTTGGGTCCGCAGGTAGGGGTTACCCTAAATGCTCAGTTTGGCAACTTCTCGGTGCAGCCGTCCCTGCTTTTCTCCCAGAAGGGTTTTAAGATAGACTATTCGGAGTCTGATCGGGGCTACACCTTCCATGTGGAGACTAGCTCGCGCTTGAACTACCTGGAGTTGCCGATTAATTTCGTGTACACGGTGGGAGGCGAAGAAGGCTTTCAGGTTTTTGCCGGACCTTATGCGGCTTTTGGTATCAGCGGTAAATACAATTACAAGGCAACGCTCACCGGCAATGGCACAGATGAGAGCCAGTCGAATGAAGCTGACATTCACTATTCAAACAAGATTAAAAACAATGACAACGTGTACTACCGGGCGCTTGATGCGGGCTTAAATGCAGGTATAGGCTACAAAGTGGGACCCGTTCAGGCATAG